Sequence from the Pirellulales bacterium genome:
ACGCCGGCCCCTACACGTCCGAAAAGGCCAAGGAACTGGGACTGATCGATCGTGTCGCCCAACGCCACGATCTCGAAGTGGCGCTGCAACAAAAATTTGGCGACACTGTGAAGTTCGATTCCAAGTATGCCGCCAAATCGTCGGGCCAGATCGATTTCTCGTCACCGATGGGCATCATGAGTTTTTATGCCGAGCTGCTGGGGGGAGGCAAAAAGAAAAAGGCCACCAAGGATTCGGTTGCGATCGTCTACGTCGAGGGGGGCATCGTCCTCGGTAGTGCCGACGCAAGCCCGCTCAGCTTCGGCGGCAAGTCGGCCGCCAGCACTGCCATCCGCAAAGCGCTTGACGAGGTGGCCGACGATAACACGGTCAAGGCCGTGGTCCTGCGTGTCGATTCGCCTGGAGGTTCAGCGACAGCAAGCGACATCATTCTGGCGGCAGCCAAGCGCGTAAAGGCCAAGAAGCCGCTCATCGTATCGATGGGCAATGTGGCGGCCAGCGGTGGTTACTACGTGGCTTGCGGCTCGGATGTGGTGTTTGCCGACGAAGGAACCATTACCGGTTCGATCGGGGTGATCGGTGGAAAATTGGCCACGACCGGCCTCTGGGACAAGGTCGGCATCAATTGGAAGGAATACGGCCGCGGCGCCAACTCCGGGATTCTCAGCACCGCGCATCCCTTCACAGAGCCGCAGCGCGTGCGGATGCAAGGTTGGATGGACGAGATCTATGGTGTGTTCAAAAACCACGTCGTGGCGATCCGCGGCTCGAAATTGAAAAAGCCCATCGACGAGTTGGCAGGCGGCCGCGTCTATACCGGCCGGCAAGCCTTGGATTTGGGCCTGGTTGACCGCATGGGCACGCTCACCGACGCCATTAAATTGGCAGCCGAGCAAGCTAAAGTTGACAAGTACGAGGTTCGCGTCGTGCCCGAGCCCAAGAGCTTTCTGCAAACGTTGCTCGGCAGCGCCATGGGGGAGGACGACGACGAGGCAAAAGGCGTATCGCTGTCGGCGGCTTTGGGCGTGCGCACGTTTCCTTTGCTCGACGCGGTGTTGCCCTATTTGCAGAATCTCGACGGCCAACGCGTGGGGGCCATCACGATGGCGCTCGGCCGCTTGGAGTTGATTCGCCGCGAGGGGGTCGTGCTGATGATGCCCGAGAT
This genomic interval carries:
- the sppA gene encoding signal peptide peptidase SppA codes for the protein MRYCLLLAVLGAMLVAQPFTASAADAKKDKPTVAVFRLRGPIVETAAEENILFGTSHSVTIKDLAERLGKARDDEAVKAVVLTLDGATVSLAQAEEIRQGMAAIRAAGKDVHLFAEGLTMQDYVLAAGATEITVVPTGDLWLTGFYAESPYVRGLLDKVGVTPDFLHCGDYKSASETFMRTGPSPEAEAMQNWLMDSMYQTTVQLIAKGRGVDEAKVRGWIDAGPYTSEKAKELGLIDRVAQRHDLEVALQQKFGDTVKFDSKYAAKSSGQIDFSSPMGIMSFYAELLGGGKKKKATKDSVAIVYVEGGIVLGSADASPLSFGGKSAASTAIRKALDEVADDNTVKAVVLRVDSPGGSATASDIILAAAKRVKAKKPLIVSMGNVAASGGYYVACGSDVVFADEGTITGSIGVIGGKLATTGLWDKVGINWKEYGRGANSGILSTAHPFTEPQRVRMQGWMDEIYGVFKNHVVAIRGSKLKKPIDELAGGRVYTGRQALDLGLVDRMGTLTDAIKLAAEQAKVDKYEVRVVPEPKSFLQTLLGSAMGEDDDEAKGVSLSAALGVRTFPLLDAVLPYLQNLDGQRVGAITMALGRLELIRREGVVLMMPEIIIRQ